Proteins encoded together in one Pseudoroseomonas cervicalis window:
- a CDS encoding FAD-binding oxidoreductase — protein MTTLDLPPSLWAATAPAPPATQPLAGPVRADVAVIGGGFTGLSAALHLAEGGADTLLLEAGPIGYGASGRNNGQVIPNLSRLDPDDIAARVAPELGGRDKGEQLVGLIRDSASLVFDLIRRHGIEAEAVQNGWMQPAHRPSRMALVRRRAEQWGRRGAPVRLLDKAEVEALSGSSFWQGGWENRTGGRINPMGFARGLAAAAIEAGARLHTDSPATAITREGPSWRIATPAGEVVASRIILASHAYTPPGLWPGFERSMVPVRSYQMATAPLSDNLRRSILPQGHALSDTQGDLHFFRFDAQGRLVTGGGLILPVGWDSRIRRRIAARVERVFPQLGPVSFSHAWWGYIAATDDKAPHLYELAPGVLGWSGCNGRGVALATALGQEMARASLGVPLREIAAPVETLRRIALHGFAPLGVAWNQALFRWKDGRD, from the coding sequence GTGACCACACTGGATCTGCCCCCGAGCCTCTGGGCCGCGACGGCGCCGGCACCGCCGGCGACCCAGCCGCTCGCGGGGCCGGTGCGGGCCGATGTGGCGGTGATCGGTGGCGGCTTCACCGGCCTCTCCGCCGCGCTGCATCTGGCCGAGGGCGGCGCCGACACGCTGCTGCTGGAGGCGGGGCCGATCGGCTATGGCGCCTCGGGCCGCAACAATGGCCAGGTCATCCCGAACCTCTCGCGCCTCGACCCCGACGACATCGCCGCGCGTGTCGCGCCGGAGCTCGGCGGCCGTGACAAGGGCGAGCAGCTGGTCGGGCTGATCCGCGACAGCGCCAGCCTGGTCTTCGACCTGATCCGCCGCCACGGCATCGAGGCCGAGGCGGTGCAGAATGGCTGGATGCAGCCGGCGCACCGCCCCTCCCGCATGGCGCTGGTGCGCAGGCGCGCCGAGCAATGGGGCCGCCGCGGCGCGCCCGTCCGGCTGCTGGATAAGGCGGAGGTCGAGGCCCTGTCGGGCAGCAGCTTCTGGCAGGGCGGCTGGGAGAACCGGACGGGCGGCCGCATCAACCCGATGGGCTTCGCGCGCGGCCTGGCGGCGGCGGCGATCGAGGCCGGCGCCCGGCTGCACACCGACAGCCCCGCCACCGCCATCACCCGCGAGGGCCCGTCCTGGCGGATCGCGACGCCGGCTGGTGAGGTGGTGGCCTCGCGCATCATCCTGGCCTCGCATGCCTATACCCCGCCCGGGCTGTGGCCGGGCTTCGAGCGCAGCATGGTGCCGGTGCGCTCCTACCAGATGGCCACCGCGCCGCTCTCGGACAATCTCCGCCGCAGCATCCTGCCGCAGGGCCACGCGCTGTCCGACACCCAGGGCGATCTGCATTTTTTCCGTTTCGACGCGCAGGGTCGGCTGGTCACCGGCGGCGGGCTGATCCTGCCCGTGGGATGGGACAGCCGCATCCGCCGCCGCATCGCGGCGCGGGTGGAGCGGGTTTTCCCGCAGCTCGGCCCGGTCAGCTTCAGCCATGCCTGGTGGGGCTACATCGCCGCCACCGACGACAAGGCGCCGCATCTCTACGAGCTGGCGCCGGGCGTGCTGGGCTGGAGCGGCTGCAATGGCCGTGGCGTGGCGCTGGCGACGGCGCTGGGGCAGGAGATGGCGCGCGCCAGCCTGGGCGTGCCGCTGCGCGAGATCGCGGCGCCGGTCGAGACCCTGCGGCGCATCGCGCTGCATGGCTTCGCGCCACTGGGTGTGGCCTGGAACCAGGCGCTGTTCCGCTGGAAGGATGGCCGCGACTGA
- the bfr gene encoding bacterioferritin produces MLRDPKVIEHLNTQLTNELTAINQYFLHARMLDNWGVTKLGKHEYEESIEEMKHADELIERILFLGGLPNVQRLNQILIGENVEEVLRCDQKLEEKAIADLREAIAYCETARDFVSRDLFVRILIDEEKHADFVDTQFELIRQIGLPKYITLNSDAAPDQHKA; encoded by the coding sequence ATGCTGCGCGACCCCAAGGTCATCGAGCACCTGAACACCCAGCTCACCAATGAGCTGACCGCCATCAACCAGTATTTCCTGCATGCGCGGATGCTGGACAATTGGGGCGTGACCAAGCTCGGCAAGCACGAATACGAAGAATCCATCGAGGAGATGAAGCACGCGGATGAGCTGATCGAGCGCATCCTCTTCCTCGGCGGCCTGCCCAATGTCCAGCGCCTGAACCAGATCCTCATCGGCGAGAATGTCGAGGAGGTGCTGCGCTGCGACCAGAAGCTGGAGGAGAAGGCGATCGCCGATCTCCGCGAGGCCATCGCCTATTGCGAGACGGCGCGCGACTTCGTCTCCCGCGACCTGTTCGTGCGCATCCTCATCGACGAGGAGAAGCATGCCGATTTCGTCGACACGCAGTTCGAGCTGATCCGCCAGATCGGCCTGCCGAAATATATCACGCTGAACAGCGACGCGGCGCCGGACCAGCACAAGGCCTGA
- a CDS encoding bacterioferritin-associated ferredoxin produces MRTSINRIASNDAVPFMYVCICNGLTDSQIRGAIAAGANRPKEVYAACNCNAQCGCCTGTMLSIIRDQSPAEAQAASGD; encoded by the coding sequence TTGCGAACGTCTATCAACCGCATCGCCAGCAACGACGCGGTGCCTTTCATGTATGTCTGCATCTGCAACGGCCTGACCGACAGCCAGATCCGCGGCGCCATCGCCGCGGGCGCCAACCGGCCGAAAGAGGTCTATGCCGCCTGCAACTGCAATGCCCAGTGCGGCTGCTGCACCGGTACCATGCTGAGCATCATCCGCGACCAGAGCCCGGCCGAGGCCCAGGCGGCCTCCGGCGACTGA
- the recQ gene encoding DNA helicase RecQ codes for MNAQDVAAWQDPLEVLHRVFGHTGFRGLQEEVVRHAVAGGSGLVLMPTGGGKSLCFQVPALCRPGLGVVVSPLIALMEDQVAALRQQDIAAAALHSELPPDEARAVWRDLDSGQLKLLYVSPERLTGEGTLARLDEMRIALFAIDEAHCVSQWGHHFRPEYRALPVLAERFPKVPRLALTATADPRTVQDIQRQLKLEDSPLFRASFDRPNIRMAALPRDHERGQLRGFIKRAGDGTGAGLIYCGTRRKAEQTAEWLRGDGHDALVFHAGLEPAEKREAHRRFARGDAVVMAATIAFGMGIDRPDVRYVAHTDLPRSPESWYQEIGRAGRDGLPAEALLLYGAGDIALARHRIQESAASDEQKRVERQRLDAMVSIAEASTCRRQILLRCFGEEAPEPCGRCDICLTPPKLFDGTVAAQKLLSAVLRTGRRFGVGHIIDVLQGKTTQKVTQFGHDQLPTFGVGRDLPETAWKGIARQLVAQGALDVAVENHGELVPTDAARPILKGEQPVMFREELVAPAPGARRAGRGTLPAAASADPVFAALRDWRRRVASAQGVPSYVIFQDRTLAEIASTLPGTLDALSQIPGVGATKLERYGEAVLKVLRECE; via the coding sequence ATAAACGCACAGGATGTTGCCGCGTGGCAGGACCCACTCGAGGTCCTGCACCGCGTGTTCGGCCATACCGGCTTCCGGGGCCTGCAGGAGGAGGTGGTCCGCCATGCGGTGGCGGGCGGCTCCGGCCTGGTGCTGATGCCGACCGGCGGGGGCAAGAGCCTCTGCTTCCAGGTGCCGGCGCTCTGCCGCCCCGGGCTCGGCGTGGTCGTCTCCCCCCTCATCGCGCTGATGGAGGATCAGGTCGCGGCGCTGCGGCAGCAGGACATCGCCGCCGCCGCCCTGCATTCCGAGTTGCCGCCCGACGAGGCGCGGGCGGTGTGGCGCGACCTCGATTCCGGCCAGCTGAAGCTGCTCTACGTCTCGCCCGAGCGGCTGACCGGCGAGGGCACGCTGGCGCGGCTGGACGAGATGCGCATCGCCCTCTTCGCCATCGACGAGGCGCATTGCGTCAGCCAATGGGGCCATCATTTCCGCCCCGAATACCGCGCCCTGCCGGTGCTGGCCGAGCGCTTTCCCAAGGTGCCACGCCTGGCGCTGACGGCGACGGCCGATCCGCGCACGGTGCAGGACATCCAGCGGCAGCTGAAGCTGGAAGACAGCCCGCTGTTCCGCGCCAGCTTCGACCGGCCGAATATCCGCATGGCCGCCCTGCCCCGCGACCATGAGCGCGGCCAGCTGCGCGGCTTCATCAAGCGCGCCGGCGATGGAACCGGCGCCGGGCTGATCTATTGCGGCACCCGCCGCAAGGCGGAGCAGACCGCCGAATGGCTGCGTGGCGACGGGCATGACGCGCTGGTCTTCCATGCCGGGCTGGAGCCTGCCGAGAAGCGCGAGGCGCATCGCCGCTTCGCCCGCGGCGACGCGGTGGTGATGGCGGCGACCATCGCCTTCGGCATGGGCATCGACCGGCCGGATGTGCGCTATGTCGCCCATACCGACCTGCCGCGCAGCCCGGAGAGCTGGTACCAGGAGATCGGCCGCGCCGGGCGCGACGGGCTGCCGGCCGAGGCGCTGCTGCTCTATGGCGCCGGCGACATCGCGCTGGCCCGCCACCGCATCCAGGAAAGCGCTGCCAGCGACGAGCAGAAGCGCGTCGAGCGGCAGCGGCTGGATGCCATGGTCTCGATCGCCGAGGCCTCGACCTGCCGCCGGCAGATCCTGCTCCGGTGCTTCGGCGAAGAGGCGCCGGAACCCTGCGGCCGCTGCGACATCTGCCTCACGCCGCCCAAGCTGTTCGACGGCACGGTGGCGGCGCAGAAGCTGCTCTCGGCGGTGCTGCGCACCGGGCGGCGCTTCGGCGTCGGCCACATCATCGACGTGCTGCAGGGCAAGACCACGCAGAAGGTGACGCAGTTCGGCCATGACCAGCTGCCGACCTTCGGGGTTGGCCGCGACCTGCCGGAGACCGCCTGGAAGGGCATCGCCCGCCAGCTGGTGGCGCAGGGCGCGCTGGATGTGGCCGTGGAGAATCACGGCGAGCTGGTGCCGACCGACGCGGCGCGGCCGATCCTGAAGGGCGAGCAGCCGGTGATGTTCCGCGAGGAGCTGGTGGCCCCCGCCCCCGGCGCCCGCAGGGCCGGGCGCGGCACGCTGCCGGCAGCCGCCAGCGCCGACCCGGTCTTCGCCGCGCTGCGCGACTGGCGACGCCGGGTCGCCTCGGCCCAGGGCGTGCCTTCCTACGTCATCTTCCAGGACCGCACCCTGGCGGAGATCGCTTCCACCCTGCCCGGCACGCTCGACGCGCTGTCGCAGATCCCGGGCGTCGGCGCCACCAAGCTGGAGCGCTACGGCGAGGCGGTGCTGAAGGTGCTGCGAGAGTGCGAATGA
- a CDS encoding OmpA family protein — translation MRRVFLIGLASLPLLAACTLPGEAPPPAPPVQVVFFTEDSSSLDDAAQGVVAQVAQAAQAQPQAPVQVLGFADPDGGRAYNQALSAARAENVAAALRAQGVAPARIRVSPRGPVPFEMMPLESRRVEIRIGQEQVTP, via the coding sequence ATGCGTCGCGTGTTCCTCATCGGCCTGGCGTCGCTGCCGCTGCTGGCGGCCTGCACCCTTCCCGGCGAAGCGCCGCCCCCGGCGCCGCCGGTGCAGGTGGTGTTCTTCACCGAGGACAGTTCCTCGCTGGACGATGCCGCGCAGGGCGTGGTCGCGCAGGTCGCCCAGGCGGCCCAGGCGCAGCCCCAGGCCCCGGTGCAGGTGCTGGGCTTCGCCGATCCGGATGGCGGCCGCGCCTACAACCAGGCGCTCTCCGCCGCGCGGGCCGAGAATGTGGCCGCGGCCCTGCGGGCCCAGGGCGTCGCGCCGGCCCGCATCCGCGTGTCGCCGCGCGGGCCCGTGCCGTTCGAGATGATGCCTCTGGAAAGCCGGCGGGTGGAGATCCGCATCGGCCAGGAACAGGTGACGCCATAA
- a CDS encoding Gfo/Idh/MocA family protein: MAQIALGIVGFGIMGERLLRTAFPHPEVRLAGVWDPSPEAVSRLREVAPEAPMLPDAAAVIEHCDALYIAAPPAAHIPLARAALAAGRAVLLEKPLATDLAEAAAFVDEAEAMGARAAVNFPMASSPAVAQLSAWRQGGAVGAPQALQIATDFGRWPRGWQHGAATWLARRAEGGFTREVVSHFLFLTLRQLGALELVSARVDYPEGDRAETAIEAELRAGGVPVRLTGSVGRIAEDEANAWVLRGEAGAIRLRNWSLAERLEADGAWRTAPDAVPNEAMRPMVLGGQMRKLAALTRGETGTGLATLREALTVQQIVEQILRS, translated from the coding sequence ATGGCCCAGATCGCACTTGGCATCGTCGGCTTCGGCATCATGGGGGAGCGGCTGCTGCGCACCGCCTTCCCGCATCCGGAGGTGCGCCTGGCCGGCGTCTGGGACCCTTCGCCGGAGGCCGTGTCGCGGCTGCGCGAGGTGGCGCCCGAGGCGCCGATGCTGCCCGACGCCGCCGCGGTGATCGAGCATTGCGACGCGCTCTACATCGCCGCGCCGCCGGCCGCGCATATCCCGCTGGCGCGCGCGGCGCTGGCCGCTGGCCGCGCCGTGCTGCTGGAGAAGCCGCTGGCCACCGACCTCGCCGAGGCCGCGGCCTTCGTGGATGAGGCCGAGGCGATGGGCGCCCGCGCCGCGGTGAACTTCCCCATGGCCTCCTCCCCGGCGGTGGCGCAGCTTTCCGCCTGGCGCCAGGGGGGCGCGGTCGGGGCGCCGCAGGCGCTGCAGATCGCCACCGATTTCGGCCGCTGGCCGCGCGGCTGGCAGCATGGCGCCGCCACCTGGCTGGCGCGCCGGGCGGAGGGCGGTTTCACCCGGGAGGTGGTCTCCCACTTCCTGTTCCTGACGCTGCGCCAGCTGGGCGCGCTGGAGCTGGTCTCGGCGCGGGTCGACTACCCTGAGGGCGATCGGGCGGAGACGGCGATCGAGGCCGAGCTGCGCGCCGGCGGCGTGCCGGTGCGGCTTACCGGCAGCGTCGGCCGCATCGCCGAGGATGAGGCCAATGCCTGGGTGCTGCGCGGCGAGGCGGGCGCGATCCGTCTGCGCAACTGGTCGCTGGCCGAGCGGCTGGAGGCCGATGGCGCCTGGCGCACCGCGCCCGACGCCGTGCCCAATGAGGCGATGCGGCCCATGGTGCTGGGCGGCCAGATGCGCAAGCTGGCGGCGCTGACCCGCGGCGAGACGGGCACCGGCCTGGCCACGCTGCGTGAAGCGCTGACGGTGCAACAAATTGTTGAACAGATCCTGCGAAGCTAA
- a CDS encoding M17 family metallopeptidase yields the protein MLPLDILDRPDGLPLHLVPAAGLDAFLAARPEQAGFLAASGFAARAGEWRLLPDADGLAGAVLGLGREEGAIASPWSYGGLPMALPEGSAWQLAGADAATDAAAALGWGLGAYRFGRYRAAPRQPARLQLRQAPRRSLIALRAAWMVRDLINTPAADLGPAELAEAVAALGHEHGAEVEIVEGAVLAQGFPAIAAVGQGSPRAPRVALLRWGRPGDPLLALCGKGVVFDTGGLDLKSAEGMRRMKKDMGGAAMLMGLARMVMESGLRLRLLLAVGCVENAVSGTAMRPSDVIRTRAGLSVEIGNTDAEGRLVLADLLACAAAEKPWLLIDAATLTGAARVALGPDLPALFTPDRALSALLQQAGEEAHDPLWPLPLHSGYASWLDSSIADLNNVASRPMAGAIVASLFLRRFVPEDLRWAHLDLYGWNDSTRPGRPEGGEAQAMRALHAGIEKLLSGGEGDEVISKP from the coding sequence ATGCTGCCCCTCGACATCCTGGACCGTCCCGACGGCCTGCCGCTGCATCTGGTGCCGGCCGCCGGGCTCGACGCCTTCCTGGCGGCGCGGCCGGAGCAGGCCGGCTTCCTCGCGGCCAGCGGCTTCGCGGCGCGTGCGGGGGAATGGCGGCTGCTGCCGGATGCCGATGGCCTGGCGGGCGCCGTGCTCGGCCTGGGGCGGGAGGAGGGGGCCATCGCCTCCCCCTGGAGCTATGGCGGGCTGCCCATGGCCCTGCCGGAGGGCAGTGCCTGGCAGCTGGCCGGGGCCGATGCGGCGACGGATGCCGCCGCCGCGCTGGGCTGGGGCCTCGGCGCCTATCGCTTCGGCCGCTACCGGGCCGCGCCCCGCCAGCCGGCACGGCTGCAGCTGCGCCAGGCGCCGCGGCGCAGCCTGATCGCGTTGCGCGCCGCCTGGATGGTGCGCGACCTGATCAACACCCCGGCCGCCGATCTGGGCCCCGCGGAACTGGCCGAGGCGGTGGCCGCGCTCGGCCACGAGCATGGCGCCGAGGTCGAGATCGTCGAGGGCGCGGTGCTGGCGCAGGGCTTTCCCGCCATCGCCGCGGTCGGCCAGGGCAGCCCGCGCGCGCCGCGCGTGGCGCTGCTGCGCTGGGGCCGGCCGGGTGACCCGCTGCTGGCGCTGTGCGGCAAGGGCGTGGTGTTCGACACCGGCGGGCTGGACCTGAAGAGCGCCGAGGGCATGCGGCGCATGAAGAAGGACATGGGCGGCGCCGCCATGCTGATGGGGCTGGCGCGCATGGTGATGGAAAGCGGGCTGCGGCTGCGCCTGCTTCTGGCCGTGGGCTGCGTCGAGAATGCGGTGTCCGGCACGGCGATGCGCCCCTCCGACGTCATCCGCACCCGCGCCGGGCTCAGCGTCGAGATCGGCAACACCGATGCCGAGGGGCGTCTGGTGCTGGCCGATCTGCTGGCCTGCGCCGCCGCCGAGAAGCCCTGGCTGCTGATCGACGCGGCGACGCTGACCGGCGCGGCCCGAGTCGCCCTGGGCCCCGACCTGCCGGCGCTGTTCACGCCGGACCGCGCCCTATCCGCCCTGCTGCAGCAGGCGGGGGAGGAGGCGCATGATCCGCTGTGGCCGCTGCCATTGCACAGTGGTTACGCTTCGTGGCTCGACAGTTCGATCGCGGACCTCAACAACGTGGCCAGCCGCCCGATGGCCGGTGCCATCGTCGCATCCCTATTTCTACGAAGATTTGTTCCGGAAGATCTTCGATGGGCGCATCTGGACCTGTATGGGTGGAACGATTCCACGAGGCCCGGACGGCCTGAGGGCGGCGAAGCTCAAGCGATGCGAGCCTTGCATGCCGGCATCGAGAAACTCCTGTCTGGTGGAGAAGGTGACGAGGTCATATCGAAACCATGA
- a CDS encoding MarR family transcriptional regulator — protein sequence MPVHNAPDQLIGILRDTVVALVRRDGHDLSARQLGVFLTVYMSEGPHTVRGLAAALNVSKPAITRALDRLGELDLARRKTDPQDRRSVLVQRTVKGAAFLREIRGIMVEADNASRAVAPSQPANTESAARRAS from the coding sequence ATGCCCGTTCATAACGCTCCCGATCAACTGATTGGTATCCTGCGGGATACGGTGGTCGCTTTGGTGCGGCGCGACGGGCATGACCTGTCGGCGCGTCAGCTCGGCGTCTTCCTGACCGTCTATATGAGCGAGGGGCCGCACACGGTGCGGGGCCTGGCCGCGGCGCTGAACGTGTCGAAGCCCGCCATCACCCGCGCCCTCGACCGCCTGGGCGAGCTGGACCTGGCCCGCCGCAAGACCGACCCGCAGGACCGCCGCAGCGTGCTGGTCCAGCGCACGGTGAAGGGCGCGGCCTTCCTGCGCGAGATCCGCGGCATCATGGTCGAGGCCGACAACGCCTCCCGCGCCGTGGCGCCGTCGCAGCCGGCCAACACCGAGAGCGCCGCGCGCCGCGCCAGCTGA
- a CDS encoding xanthine dehydrogenase family protein molybdopterin-binding subunit, with amino-acid sequence MADSLPFDPSRLKFGIGQPVPRNEDPILLQGQGRYTDDLQLPGQLWCAIVRSPYAHAVLKGVDTSAALEVPGVVAVYTGQDLQAAGYGHLRCTIPLQGLVNIERPALAVDRLRFVGDPFACVIAETREAAKDGAEAVYADVDTLPAVTEASAAAAPDAPQIYDHIPGNQVLDFHYGDAEKVRDAFASAAHVARLELRNNRVVVCAMEPRSAIAEYEPGEGRYTLHLGCQGVFGLRNQIANDLLKVPVEKLRILTGHVGGSFGMKASAYPEYVCLLHAAKQLGRPVKWTDERSGSFLSDMHGRDHEVTAELALDAAGRFQAVRLNSLANMGGYLATVGPLMGTMNFVRNIQSNYATPLIEVSTRCLVTNTTPISAYRGAGRPEGNYFMERLIETAAAAMRIDPLELRRRNFIRPEQMPYAAASGSRYDSGDFDGLLARAMREADWEGYAARKAASAERGLLRGRGVGNFLECTAPPAKEMGGIRFEADGGVTIITGTLDYGQGHWTPFAQVLHQTLGVPFDRIRLLQGDSDQLIAGGGTGGSKSLMASGAAIIEASAKVVEKARLAAAHLLEASEADLDFEPHAEGGARFVIAGTDRAVGLLELAARLRQATGLPEGVPDSLDVQHVFQEAPMAYPNGCHIVELEVDPETGTVHFDRYVTVNDFGVIVNPLLVEGQAHGGIVQGIGQALMERTAYSEDGQLLSGSYSDYALPRASDVPSFHFASHATPAQTNPLGAKGCGEAGCAGSLPAVMNALVDALSERGVTHIDMPATPEVIWRALNQAA; translated from the coding sequence ATGGCGGATTCCCTGCCTTTCGACCCCTCCCGCCTGAAATTCGGAATCGGTCAGCCCGTCCCGCGCAACGAGGATCCGATCCTGTTGCAGGGCCAGGGGCGCTACACCGACGATCTGCAACTGCCCGGCCAGCTCTGGTGCGCCATCGTGCGCAGCCCCTATGCGCATGCGGTGCTGAAGGGCGTCGACACCAGCGCGGCGCTGGAGGTGCCGGGTGTCGTCGCCGTCTATACCGGGCAGGATCTGCAGGCGGCCGGCTATGGCCATCTGCGCTGCACCATCCCGCTGCAGGGGCTGGTGAATATCGAGCGGCCGGCCCTGGCCGTGGACCGGCTGCGCTTCGTGGGCGACCCCTTCGCCTGCGTCATCGCCGAGACGCGCGAAGCGGCCAAGGACGGTGCCGAGGCCGTCTATGCGGATGTCGACACGCTGCCGGCGGTGACCGAGGCCAGCGCCGCCGCGGCGCCGGACGCGCCGCAGATCTACGACCACATCCCCGGCAACCAGGTGCTGGATTTCCATTACGGCGATGCGGAGAAGGTGCGGGATGCCTTCGCCTCCGCGGCGCATGTGGCGCGGCTCGAACTGCGCAACAACCGCGTCGTGGTCTGCGCCATGGAGCCGCGCAGCGCCATCGCCGAATACGAGCCGGGCGAGGGGCGCTACACGCTGCATCTGGGCTGCCAGGGCGTGTTCGGCCTGCGCAACCAGATTGCCAACGACCTGCTGAAGGTGCCGGTCGAGAAGCTGCGCATCCTGACCGGCCATGTCGGCGGCAGCTTCGGCATGAAGGCCTCGGCCTATCCCGAATATGTCTGCCTGCTGCATGCGGCGAAGCAGCTCGGCCGCCCGGTGAAGTGGACGGATGAGCGCAGCGGCAGCTTCCTCTCCGACATGCATGGCCGCGACCATGAGGTGACGGCGGAGCTGGCCCTCGACGCCGCGGGGCGCTTCCAGGCGGTGCGGCTGAACAGCCTGGCCAATATGGGCGGCTACCTGGCCACGGTCGGGCCGCTGATGGGCACGATGAACTTCGTGCGCAACATCCAGAGCAACTACGCGACGCCGCTGATCGAGGTGTCGACGCGCTGCCTGGTGACCAACACCACGCCGATCTCGGCCTATCGCGGCGCCGGCCGCCCCGAGGGCAACTACTTCATGGAGCGGCTGATCGAGACCGCCGCGGCGGCGATGCGGATCGACCCGCTGGAGCTGCGCCGCCGCAACTTCATCCGCCCCGAGCAGATGCCCTATGCCGCCGCCTCCGGCTCCCGCTACGACAGCGGCGATTTCGACGGGCTGCTGGCCCGCGCGATGCGCGAGGCGGATTGGGAAGGCTATGCGGCCCGCAAGGCGGCGAGCGCCGAGCGCGGCCTGCTGCGCGGCCGGGGCGTCGGCAATTTCCTGGAATGCACGGCGCCGCCGGCCAAGGAGATGGGCGGCATCCGCTTCGAGGCGGATGGCGGCGTCACCATCATCACCGGCACGCTGGATTACGGGCAGGGGCATTGGACACCCTTCGCCCAGGTGCTGCACCAGACGCTGGGCGTGCCCTTCGACCGGATCCGGCTGCTGCAGGGCGATTCCGACCAGCTGATCGCCGGTGGCGGCACCGGCGGGTCGAAATCCCTGATGGCCTCGGGCGCCGCCATCATCGAGGCCTCGGCCAAGGTGGTGGAAAAGGCGCGCCTTGCCGCCGCCCATCTGCTGGAGGCGTCGGAGGCGGATCTGGATTTCGAGCCGCATGCCGAGGGCGGCGCGCGCTTCGTCATCGCCGGCACCGACCGGGCCGTGGGGCTGTTGGAACTCGCCGCCCGGCTGCGCCAGGCGACCGGCCTGCCCGAGGGCGTGCCGGACAGCCTCGACGTGCAGCATGTCTTCCAGGAAGCGCCGATGGCCTACCCCAATGGCTGCCACATCGTGGAGCTGGAGGTGGACCCCGAGACCGGCACGGTGCATTTCGACCGCTATGTCACGGTGAATGATTTCGGGGTCATCGTGAATCCGCTGCTGGTCGAGGGCCAGGCGCATGGCGGCATCGTGCAGGGCATCGGCCAGGCGCTGATGGAACGCACCGCCTATAGCGAGGATGGGCAGCTGCTCTCCGGCTCCTATTCCGACTATGCGCTGCCGCGCGCCTCGGACGTGCCGTCCTTCCACTTCGCCAGCCATGCCACGCCGGCGCAGACCAACCCGCTCGGCGCCAAGGGCTGTGGCGAGGCCGGCTGCGCCGGCAGCCTGCCCGCGGTGATGAATGCGCTGGTCGATGCCTTGTCGGAGCGCGGGGTGACGCATATCGACATGCCTGCGACGCCGGAGGTCATCTGGCGCGCGCTGAACCAGGCCGCCTGA
- a CDS encoding heme-binding protein yields the protein MPNPPTGFAPGLTLAVASKIAEVALAKGRELGLAPLTVVVLDQAAQQKVVLREDGASLLRPEIAMGKAFGAMALGFGGRELARRAAKMQGFMNAFSDLCGGRAVPVPGGVLVRDAQGTILGAVGISGDASDKDEVCAVAGIEAAGLVADTGDPE from the coding sequence ATGCCCAACCCGCCCACCGGCTTCGCGCCGGGCCTGACGCTCGCCGTCGCCAGCAAGATCGCCGAGGTGGCCCTGGCCAAGGGGCGCGAGCTTGGCCTTGCCCCGCTGACTGTGGTGGTGCTGGACCAGGCAGCGCAGCAGAAGGTGGTGCTGCGCGAGGATGGCGCCAGCCTGCTGCGCCCCGAGATCGCCATGGGCAAGGCTTTCGGCGCCATGGCGCTGGGCTTCGGGGGGCGCGAGCTGGCGCGCCGCGCGGCGAAGATGCAGGGCTTCATGAACGCCTTCTCGGATCTGTGCGGCGGCCGCGCCGTGCCGGTGCCGGGCGGCGTGCTGGTGCGTGACGCGCAGGGCACGATCCTGGGTGCCGTCGGCATCTCCGGCGACGCATCCGACAAGGACGAGGTCTGCGCCGTGGCCGGCATCGAGGCCGCGGGGCTGGTCGCGGACACCGGCGACCCGGAGTGA
- a CDS encoding NIPSNAP family protein: MLIDHRTYVCKPGTLKKHLALYEAHGWKAQTRHLGQPVAYLTTETGDVNSYVHIWAYKDAADRAAKRAAMQADPEWIAFLERSAEAGYLVSQETKLMVPASFAPKPMTAEG, encoded by the coding sequence ATGCTGATCGACCACCGCACCTATGTCTGCAAGCCCGGCACGCTGAAGAAGCATCTGGCCCTCTATGAGGCCCATGGCTGGAAGGCGCAGACCCGCCATCTCGGCCAGCCCGTCGCCTATCTCACCACCGAGACCGGCGACGTGAATTCCTACGTCCATATCTGGGCCTACAAGGACGCCGCCGACCGCGCCGCGAAGCGCGCCGCCATGCAGGCGGATCCGGAGTGGATCGCCTTCCTCGAACGCAGCGCGGAGGCCGGCTACCTGGTCAGCCAGGAGACCAAGCTGATGGTGCCGGCGAGCTTCGCGCCGAAGCCGATGACGGCGGAAGGCTGA